The following are encoded together in the Daucus carota subsp. sativus chromosome 5, DH1 v3.0, whole genome shotgun sequence genome:
- the LOC108223221 gene encoding DNA ligase 1 isoform X1, whose product MITLHSGLFLLPRTPNLSTIARGLSPILRPNSSFFLKPPLFTSPNLKFPMSSSRPSAFDALMSKARAAAKKKPQSEASPAKKRKTQELVSVKEVENASLDDAHQVFDKKSKQENVVKCGDNVGTEVLANGCKEGKVNLSLDEKLAVKKAEAVSLDESIAQLKNKPANFDPKKAAFWGEGKKVPFSFVTRVFDAVDKESGRIVITEIVCNMLRTVIQTSPDDLLPVVYLLANRIAPAHEGLELGIGDASIIKALAEACGCNEAQIRKQYKDLGDLGLVAKASRSSQSLMRKPEALTVTKVFNTFQLIAKESGKDSQEKKKNHIKALLVAATDFEPLYMIRLLQTKLRIGLAEQTLLAALGHAAYYSEKRFKPPANIDSPSEEAAKIVKQVYSVLPVYDKIIPAILTGGVWDLPKACCFTPGIPIGPMLAKPTKGVSEILDKFQDMEFTCEYKYDGERAQIHYLENGSVEIYSRNAERNTGKFPDVVSALSRLKKSSVSSFVLDCELVAYDREKKKILPFQVLSTRARKNVMISDIKVEVCIFAFDILYLNGQTLLQEQLNVRKEHLYKSFEEEPCYFQFATAMTSTDLEEIQKFLEDSVDASCEGLIIKTLSRDATYEPSKRSNNWLKLKKDYMESIGDSLDLVPIAAFHGRGKRTGVYGAFLLACYDSSSEAYQTICKIGTGFTEQVLEERSTSLRSKVIPKAKSYYRYADKISPDVWFETTEVWEVKAADLTISPVYCAAIGIVDSEKGISLRFPRLVRVREDKAPEQASSSEQVAEMYKAQKHTQKHYEDDDKDE is encoded by the exons ATGATTACACTCCATTCAGGACTCTTTCTCCTTCCTCGCACACCCAATCTCTCCACTATTGCGCGTGGTCTCTCTCCGATTCTCAGACCCAATTCGTCATTTTTTCTCAAACCCCCTCTTTTTACAAGCCCTAATTTGAAATTCCCCATGTCTTCTTCACGCCCTTCGGCTTTCGATGCTTTAATGTCAAAAGCTCGAGCCGCTGCGAAGAAAAAACCCCAGTCCGAGGCTTCTCCAGCCAAGAAACGCAAGACCCAGGAGTTAGTTTCTGTAAAAGAGGTTGAGAACGCGAGTTTGGATGACGCGCATCAGGTGTTTGATAAAAAGAGTAAACAAGAAAATGTTGTGAAATGTGGTGATAATGTGGGTACTGAGGTTTTGGCAAATGGGTGCAAGGAAGGTAAGGTAAATTTGAGTCTGGATGAGAAATTGGCGGTTAAGAAGGCCGAGGCTGTTAGTTTGGATGAGAGTATTGCACAGTTGAAGAATAAGCCGGCGAATTTTGATCCAAAGAAAGCTGCATTTTGGGGGGAGGGTAAGAAAGTTCCGTTTTCGTTTGTGACTAGAGTGTTTGATGCTGTTGACAAGGAGTCAGGGAGAATTGTGATTACTGAGATTGTGTGTAATATGTTGAGGACTGTGATACAGACGTCACCGGATGATTTGCTTCCGGTTGTTTATCTTTTAGCGAATCGGATCGCACCTGCTCATGAAGGGTTGGAGCTTGGAATTGGGGATGCGAGTATTATTAAAGCGCTGGCTGAAGCTTGTGGATGCAATGAAGCTCAGATTAGGAAGCAGTACAAA GATTTGGGAGATTTGGGATTGGTTGCAAAAGCCAGCCGCTCATCACAGTCTTTGATGCGCAAACCTGAGGCATTAACAGTCACTAAGGTCTTTAACACATTTCAGCTCATTGCCAAG GAATCTGGCAAGGATAGTCAAGAGAAGAAAAAGAACCATATCAAGGCACTCCTTGTTGCTGCTACTGATTTTGAGCCTCTGTATATGATCCGCTTACTGCAG ACAAAATTACGAATTGGTTTGGCAGAGCAAACTCTATTGGCTGCTCTGGGTCATGCTGCTTATTACAGTGAAAAGCGTTTCAAACCTCCTGCAAATATAGATTCTCCTTCAGAAGAG GCTGCAAAGATAGTTAAACAAGTTTACTCTGTGCTTCCCGTCTATGACAAAATAATCCCTGCCATCCTTACTGGTGGTGTATGGGATCTCCCGAAGGCATGCTGTTTTACACCCGGGATTCCTATTGGGCCTATGCTAGCAAAACCAACGAAAGGAGTGTCTGAGATTTTGGATAAGTTTCAAGATATGGAATTCACATGCGAATACAAGTATGATGGAGAACGTGCTCAG ATACATTACTTGGAGAATGGTTCAGTTGAGATTTACAGTCGAAATGCTGAAAGAAATACGGGAAAGTTTCCAGATGTTGTTTCTGCTCTTTCAAG ACTAAAGAAGTCATCTGTTTCATCATTTGTTTTGGATTGCGAGCTTGTCGCTTATGACCgtgagaaaaagaaaatcttaccTTTCCAG GTTTTAAGCACACGTGCCCGCAAAAATGTAATGATCAGTGACATCAAAGTTGAAGTTTGCATTTTTGCATTTGATATTCTTTACCTGAATGGTCAGACACTTCTACAGGAGCAGCTTAATGTTCGTAAGGAA CATCTGTATAAGTCATTTGAGGAAGAACCCTGCTATTTTCAGTTTGCTACAGCAATGACATCCACTGATCTTGAGGAAATACAGAAGTTTCTTGAGGATTCTGTCGATGCAAG CTGCGAGGGACTGATTATCAAAACATTAAGTAGAGATGCTACATATGAACCTTCAAAGAGGTCAAATAACTGGCTCAAACTAAAGAAAGATTACATGGAAAG TATTGGCGATTCACTTGATCTAGTACCTATTGCTGCTTTCCATGGACGAGGGAAACGAACTG GTGTATATGGCGCTTTTCTGCTTGCTTGTTATGATAGCAGCAGCGAAGCATATCAAACCATTTGTAAAATCG GCACTGGATTTACTGAACAAGTGCTTGAGGAGAGATCTACCAGTCTACGTTCTAAAGTGATCCCAAAGGCAAAG TCCTACTATCGTTATGCAGATAAGATTTCTCCAGATGTATGGTTTGAAACAACCGAG GTTTGGGAGGTCAAAGCTGCAGATTTGACCATCAGTCCCGTCTATTGTGCTGCCATCGGGATTGTGGATTCTGAGAAG GGCATCTCTCTCCGATTTCCACGGCTGGTTCGTGTACGAGAAGACAAGGCTCCAGAGCAAGCTTCATCATCGGAACAG GTAGCTGAAATGTATAAAGCTCAAAAGCACACCCAAAAGCACTACGAAGATGATGATAAGGACGAGTGA
- the LOC108223221 gene encoding DNA ligase 1 isoform X2 — translation MITLHSGLFLLPRTPNLSTIARGLSPILRPNSSFFLKPPLFTSPNLKFPMSSSRPSAFDALMSKARAAAKKKPQSEASPAKKRKTQELVSVKEVENASLDDAHQVFDKKSKQENVVKCGDNVGTEVLANGCKEGKVNLSLDEKLAVKKAEAVSLDESIAQLKNKPANFDPKKAAFWGEGKKVPFSFVTRVFDAVDKESGRIVITEIVCNMLRTVIQTSPDDLLPVVYLLANRIAPAHEGLELGIGDASIIKALAEACGCNEAQIRKQYKDLGDLGLVAKASRSSQSLMRKPEALTVTKVFNTFQLIAKESGKDSQEKKKNHIKALLVAATDFEPLYMIRLLQTKLRIGLAEQTLLAALGHAAYYSEKRFKPPANIDSPSEEAAKIVKQVYSVLPVYDKIIPAILTGGVWDLPKACCFTPGIPIGPMLAKPTKGVSEILDKFQDMEFTCEYKYDGERAQIHYLENGSVEIYSRNAERNTGKFPDVVSALSRLKKSSVSSFVLDCELVAYDREKKKILPFQVLSTRARKNVMISDIKVEVCIFAFDILYLNGQTLLQEQLNVRKEHLYKSFEEEPCYFQFATAMTSTDLEEIQKFLEDSVDASCEGLIIKTLSRDATYEPSKRSNNWLKLKKDYMESIGDSLDLVPIAAFHGRGKRTGTGFTEQVLEERSTSLRSKVIPKAKSYYRYADKISPDVWFETTEVWEVKAADLTISPVYCAAIGIVDSEKGISLRFPRLVRVREDKAPEQASSSEQVAEMYKAQKHTQKHYEDDDKDE, via the exons ATGATTACACTCCATTCAGGACTCTTTCTCCTTCCTCGCACACCCAATCTCTCCACTATTGCGCGTGGTCTCTCTCCGATTCTCAGACCCAATTCGTCATTTTTTCTCAAACCCCCTCTTTTTACAAGCCCTAATTTGAAATTCCCCATGTCTTCTTCACGCCCTTCGGCTTTCGATGCTTTAATGTCAAAAGCTCGAGCCGCTGCGAAGAAAAAACCCCAGTCCGAGGCTTCTCCAGCCAAGAAACGCAAGACCCAGGAGTTAGTTTCTGTAAAAGAGGTTGAGAACGCGAGTTTGGATGACGCGCATCAGGTGTTTGATAAAAAGAGTAAACAAGAAAATGTTGTGAAATGTGGTGATAATGTGGGTACTGAGGTTTTGGCAAATGGGTGCAAGGAAGGTAAGGTAAATTTGAGTCTGGATGAGAAATTGGCGGTTAAGAAGGCCGAGGCTGTTAGTTTGGATGAGAGTATTGCACAGTTGAAGAATAAGCCGGCGAATTTTGATCCAAAGAAAGCTGCATTTTGGGGGGAGGGTAAGAAAGTTCCGTTTTCGTTTGTGACTAGAGTGTTTGATGCTGTTGACAAGGAGTCAGGGAGAATTGTGATTACTGAGATTGTGTGTAATATGTTGAGGACTGTGATACAGACGTCACCGGATGATTTGCTTCCGGTTGTTTATCTTTTAGCGAATCGGATCGCACCTGCTCATGAAGGGTTGGAGCTTGGAATTGGGGATGCGAGTATTATTAAAGCGCTGGCTGAAGCTTGTGGATGCAATGAAGCTCAGATTAGGAAGCAGTACAAA GATTTGGGAGATTTGGGATTGGTTGCAAAAGCCAGCCGCTCATCACAGTCTTTGATGCGCAAACCTGAGGCATTAACAGTCACTAAGGTCTTTAACACATTTCAGCTCATTGCCAAG GAATCTGGCAAGGATAGTCAAGAGAAGAAAAAGAACCATATCAAGGCACTCCTTGTTGCTGCTACTGATTTTGAGCCTCTGTATATGATCCGCTTACTGCAG ACAAAATTACGAATTGGTTTGGCAGAGCAAACTCTATTGGCTGCTCTGGGTCATGCTGCTTATTACAGTGAAAAGCGTTTCAAACCTCCTGCAAATATAGATTCTCCTTCAGAAGAG GCTGCAAAGATAGTTAAACAAGTTTACTCTGTGCTTCCCGTCTATGACAAAATAATCCCTGCCATCCTTACTGGTGGTGTATGGGATCTCCCGAAGGCATGCTGTTTTACACCCGGGATTCCTATTGGGCCTATGCTAGCAAAACCAACGAAAGGAGTGTCTGAGATTTTGGATAAGTTTCAAGATATGGAATTCACATGCGAATACAAGTATGATGGAGAACGTGCTCAG ATACATTACTTGGAGAATGGTTCAGTTGAGATTTACAGTCGAAATGCTGAAAGAAATACGGGAAAGTTTCCAGATGTTGTTTCTGCTCTTTCAAG ACTAAAGAAGTCATCTGTTTCATCATTTGTTTTGGATTGCGAGCTTGTCGCTTATGACCgtgagaaaaagaaaatcttaccTTTCCAG GTTTTAAGCACACGTGCCCGCAAAAATGTAATGATCAGTGACATCAAAGTTGAAGTTTGCATTTTTGCATTTGATATTCTTTACCTGAATGGTCAGACACTTCTACAGGAGCAGCTTAATGTTCGTAAGGAA CATCTGTATAAGTCATTTGAGGAAGAACCCTGCTATTTTCAGTTTGCTACAGCAATGACATCCACTGATCTTGAGGAAATACAGAAGTTTCTTGAGGATTCTGTCGATGCAAG CTGCGAGGGACTGATTATCAAAACATTAAGTAGAGATGCTACATATGAACCTTCAAAGAGGTCAAATAACTGGCTCAAACTAAAGAAAGATTACATGGAAAG TATTGGCGATTCACTTGATCTAGTACCTATTGCTGCTTTCCATGGACGAGGGAAACGAACTG GCACTGGATTTACTGAACAAGTGCTTGAGGAGAGATCTACCAGTCTACGTTCTAAAGTGATCCCAAAGGCAAAG TCCTACTATCGTTATGCAGATAAGATTTCTCCAGATGTATGGTTTGAAACAACCGAG GTTTGGGAGGTCAAAGCTGCAGATTTGACCATCAGTCCCGTCTATTGTGCTGCCATCGGGATTGTGGATTCTGAGAAG GGCATCTCTCTCCGATTTCCACGGCTGGTTCGTGTACGAGAAGACAAGGCTCCAGAGCAAGCTTCATCATCGGAACAG GTAGCTGAAATGTATAAAGCTCAAAAGCACACCCAAAAGCACTACGAAGATGATGATAAGGACGAGTGA